One region of Streptomyces davaonensis JCM 4913 genomic DNA includes:
- a CDS encoding AAA family ATPase, producing the protein MPGLQRPVVVAVCGSPGAGKTTVACATARRLGVLFLTRDEIKRGLGLSAASVAGDGGVQFAPDFHVAGGPVSLRAEEAMVNTARLLASSGVSFVVETSVLSSRLLDALHSSDARMLAVHVVARESVIGERLRVRAAGGGAVERQLSAQFQRGEMKPSIFAPPGGVDAVVEVDTSDAGEPDIDPIETAVVALIR; encoded by the coding sequence ATGCCGGGGTTGCAACGACCAGTAGTGGTCGCCGTATGCGGGTCTCCGGGGGCCGGAAAGACCACTGTGGCGTGTGCGACGGCGCGTCGTCTCGGTGTGCTGTTCCTGACCAGGGACGAGATCAAGCGGGGGCTAGGGCTGTCTGCCGCTTCTGTCGCCGGGGACGGCGGTGTCCAGTTCGCTCCGGACTTCCATGTCGCCGGTGGTCCTGTCAGCCTCCGTGCCGAGGAAGCGATGGTCAACACGGCCCGTCTGCTTGCCTCTTCGGGGGTGAGCTTCGTGGTGGAGACCTCGGTGTTGTCGTCTCGCCTGCTTGATGCCCTGCACTCATCTGACGCCAGAATGCTCGCCGTTCACGTCGTCGCGCGCGAGTCGGTCATTGGCGAGCGGCTCCGGGTCCGCGCGGCTGGAGGCGGGGCCGTCGAGCGACAGCTCTCCGCCCAGTTCCAGCGAGGCGAGATGAAGCCGTCCATCTTTGCGCCGCCGGGTGGAGTCGATGCCGTCGTAGAAGTCGACACCTCGGATGCGGGTGAGCCGGACATCGACCCCATAGAGACGGCAGTCGTCGCCCTGATCCGGTGA
- a CDS encoding sensor histidine kinase yields MSIRLKLTLSYAGFLMLAGTLLLAAVWLFLLEPVPDDWNRRLLYENPNRQLLLRNFAPAAAAVLAFLLLFGLLGGWFLAGRMLAPLTRITSATRTAANGSLSHRIRLPGRKDEFHELADAFDTMLARLEAHVAEQRRFAANASHELRTPLAISKALLDVARTDPNHDTEELIDRLNDVNTRAIELTEALLLISRAEQRSFAQERVDLSLMAEEATETLLPVAEKNGVTIESSGDVTLTTGSPTLLLQLTTNLVHNAIIHNLPEQGTVWVSTAVRPDTVVLTVENTGERVTPQLASTLTEPFQRGTERTHTDHAGIGLGLAIVQTITHAHDGTLTLTPRSAGGLRITVELPAAS; encoded by the coding sequence ATGAGCATCCGCCTCAAACTCACCCTCAGCTACGCCGGCTTCCTCATGCTCGCGGGGACCTTGCTGCTGGCGGCCGTATGGCTGTTCCTCCTGGAACCCGTCCCGGACGACTGGAACCGCCGACTCCTCTACGAGAATCCCAACCGCCAGCTCCTCCTGCGCAACTTCGCCCCAGCGGCGGCCGCCGTGCTGGCGTTCCTGCTGCTGTTCGGCCTTCTGGGAGGATGGTTCCTCGCAGGCCGGATGCTCGCCCCGCTGACCCGCATCACCAGCGCCACACGCACGGCAGCGAACGGATCGCTCTCGCACCGCATCCGGCTGCCGGGCCGCAAGGACGAGTTCCACGAACTGGCCGACGCCTTTGACACGATGCTTGCCCGGCTCGAAGCGCACGTCGCCGAGCAGCGGAGATTCGCGGCCAACGCCTCCCACGAGCTGCGCACCCCGCTGGCGATCTCGAAGGCACTCCTCGACGTGGCCCGCACCGACCCGAACCACGACACCGAAGAACTCATCGACCGCCTCAACGACGTCAACACCCGAGCGATCGAGCTCACCGAGGCCCTGCTCCTGATCAGCCGCGCCGAGCAGCGATCCTTCGCCCAAGAACGCGTCGACCTGTCCCTCATGGCGGAAGAAGCCACCGAAACACTCCTCCCCGTAGCGGAAAAGAACGGCGTCACGATCGAATCGAGCGGCGACGTCACCCTCACGACCGGCTCCCCGACGCTGCTCCTCCAACTGACCACGAACCTCGTACACAACGCGATCATCCACAACCTCCCTGAACAGGGCACCGTGTGGGTGAGCACCGCCGTCCGCCCCGACACGGTGGTCCTGACGGTGGAGAACACCGGCGAGCGAGTCACCCCCCAACTCGCCTCGACCCTCACCGAACCCTTCCAACGCGGCACCGAGCGCACCCACACCGACCACGCGGGCATCGGCCTGGGCCTGGCCATCGTCCAAACCATCACCCACGCCCACGACGGAACCCTCACGCTCACCCCGCGCTCCGCAGGCGGGCTCCGCATCACCGTTGAGCTTCCCGCTGCGTCGTAG